GGACTCGCGAACGCTATGCCGCGTTGACCGCGATCCTCGCAGACGTGCCGGTGCAGTGGCGCTACTTCATCAAGCACCGGCTGTTCGAGGCGCTCGACAGGCGGATTGCGTCCGAGCCGGCGCTCATGGAAGAGGGCGGCGGCGAGATCGTGCGGACGATGTTCGCGGATCTGCGTCGCGAGTATCCGCAGTTGAATGCGATGTGAGGGCGCTATGACACGACATGACCCGACGCGGCGCGGCGCGGCGAACCCGGCACACGGGCGACTCGCAGCGTGGCCGCCCGCGCCGTGAGCATGCGCCTGCGCCGTGATATCCCTTTCTTTACCGGAACGTACCAGATGGATAGCTTCGACCCCACTCGAGTCAGCGTGCGCAGCGCACATTTCATCGGCGGACAGTATGTCGACGGCGACGGCGACGGCGCACTCGATGTCGCACGGCCTTCGGACGGCGTGCGCTACGCGGCCTTGCCGCTCGCTGACGCAGCACTCGTGGATCGCGCGGTGGAAGACGCCTGGCGCGCGTTCAAAACAAGCGACTGGACGCGCCGTGCGCCACGCGAGCGGGCGCGCACCATGCGACGCTGGGCCGACCTGATCGAAGCCGACATGGCGAGCCTTGCGCCGCTCGAAGCGCTCGGCTCGACGCGCCCGATCGCCGATGCGGCGCGCTGGGACATTCCCTTCACCGCCGAAGGCATCCGCTTCTACAGCGAATTGGCCGACCGGATCGGCGGCGAGGTCGCCGCGACCCGGCCCGATCATCTGGGCATGACGATTGCCGAACCTTATGGCGTGATCGCCGCGATTGCGCCTTGGAATTTTCCGCTCGTCATGGCGTCGTGGAAGATCGCACCCGCGCTCGCGGCGGGCAACGCGGTCGTGCTCAAGCCTTCGGAGCTGACGCCGTTTTCGGTGCTGCGTCTGGCTGAACTCGCGATCGAAGCCGGCATTCCGCCGGGCATCTTCAATGTCGTGCAGGGCGATGGGCGTACTACGGGTGACGCACTGTGCCGTCATCCCAGGATTTCGAAAGTCACGTTCACCGGGTCGACGCAGACCGGCGCAGCGATCATGGCGGCTTGCGCGCAGAGCGGCACCAGGCCCGTGACGCTGGAACTGGGCGGCAAGAGCCCG
The nucleotide sequence above comes from Paraburkholderia sp. SOS3. Encoded proteins:
- a CDS encoding aldehyde dehydrogenase family protein, translated to MDSFDPTRVSVRSAHFIGGQYVDGDGDGALDVARPSDGVRYAALPLADAALVDRAVEDAWRAFKTSDWTRRAPRERARTMRRWADLIEADMASLAPLEALGSTRPIADAARWDIPFTAEGIRFYSELADRIGGEVAATRPDHLGMTIAEPYGVIAAIAPWNFPLVMASWKIAPALAAGNAVVLKPSELTPFSVLRLAELAIEAGIPPGIFNVVQGDGRTTGDALCRHPRISKVTFTGSTQTGAAIMAACAQSGTRPVTLELGGKSPQLVFADAPDLDRVARRVAAAIAGNAGQVCVAGSRLIVERSAAPQLIDGIARAFAALKPGKTWSPGTTLPPIISAPQLQRIDGIVRRTIDSGAKAVAGGARIELDGDGAFYAPTVLTGVTPASEAVREEIFGPVLTVQTFDDDDEALALAAHEKYGLAAGVHTASLSRALRMMRGIEAGTVWINRYGRTADFVIPTGGYKQSGIGKDLGRQAFEANLRFKSVLIDFADGA